Proteins from a genomic interval of Syngnathus typhle isolate RoL2023-S1 ecotype Sweden linkage group LG15, RoL_Styp_1.0, whole genome shotgun sequence:
- the LOC133168621 gene encoding transcriptional regulator ATRX-like isoform X1, which yields MLSATTSKMNVLITKLHEYLAHSTHEDSNDTPEPHDVTNRNRSVEKSAAPSVMEALVDSKFSRRKPSVVKKHSGLDESADSNDSDNVDFPFCANGYPDTTCLPKGTVLVRPEPVDNGRDDFRGPEFCSRKSNVFRKEFSRRRGGHSSAGVDNLENVSCTACGRQVNHFQRDSLIRHPVLKVLICKSCSKYYSSDDISKDGNGMDDQCRWCAEGGNLICCDFCSNAFCKKCILRNLGRKELSSILASEWYCYVCNPEPLFGLVMTCDNVLENMEPLWQQHRKRNRAEPGKSEVYGDLPLPQIPPFPKRDHSGMDGTVVFNYNTLNVSKEMTAKVKHLVDSANNVNTSFLHFIHTATKVKQGVRSLYLKSYLSVVKSTRASLAALEESIKEEFSDLDVSSCWEELLNDNVEAPPATEADAKSSSEGSLNNFPKLSDDHLEKEVLSESTSEHVQNLRTIDVQSPQSSLKMTKKLVVKLRPVPLAQEPCSNAQLLSKDMAEEKMNGNDVSGNEEMAVADSKLTVDHPSTLLHLEEEQSNRRSPRVKTTPLRRPSDVKGKPAVSTADSESDSENEAQPSSGAAQTAKEQSQTRDDSDSDEIPAVLLERVAMTKSSEYYQQSDAEDEDNNDDSPASGKMAKKRLLWLTKNTPISPERIRRKRKLLDCSSESDSIAKIQREVGTDSSSDDQDLQNQKQHPKTLRPIGKSHLVKSETEGCARQRGITEVRKHKTHTLQEVIVTSSSSSEDDEDSESDADDHKMKAITEDGKSVGPATFHPFSGNQDEAGPTWAAGDEDDPENRLAKNMLLAQINANLSSLDELSADEETQDDESSSEAEKDLKEVSEECGEDGQNLSSDAGPDGSNLRQHSLLRHKLTLDEGTGSDKAALGNKARKADRKRRVVPKELSSNDESEVTDNSSDTQVSAMSEELSDSEDEENLERYKECRPRRRRNSGSPPKVKEETLRPSPFVSKTPVTCILLSDTSSDENEQDNTEGDFNSSQGTPKGRKKIRRIIQDDNLRSETQEALREEEERCRRLASREQLIEERREAIVIDHSQESVTTKLILDQDEGTKTPLVQVHRNLVINLKPHQVDGLQFIWDNCCESVKKANASPGTGCILAHCMGLGKTLQVVAFLHTVLRSKVLHFKTALVVCPLNTVLNWVSEFNKWQKELGKDIVKVTELATKKNILTRLQAIQSWHTTGGVMIMGYEMFRNLSLSTKLSDSRLKQQLKSLLVDPGPDFVICDEGHILRNECSNISKAMGAVKTRRRVVLTGTPLQNNLVEYHCMVNFIKKNLLGSLGEFRNRFVNPIQNGQCADSTPKDVRIMKRRAHVLHAMLARCVQRRDYSEVAAFLPPKHEYVVAVRVSPLQYKLYSHYLQHVSGLGNVIGTAKMKVGANLFKDFQVLGRIWTHPWCLQLSYNTKEKKHSRELAKNTSAPLMESGPSNSNTIDPTQTAVANVASKALADPCWFKNMLSQNDAEILEHSGKLVLLFEILKMSEALNDKVLLFSQSLVSLDLIESFLAASHRRKKESPEERCWTKNMDYYRLDGSTSAALRTKWSNCFNKSSNTRGRLFLISTRAGSLGINLVAANRVIIFDASWNPSHDIQSIYRVYRFGQVKQVFVYRFLAQGTMEEKIYDRQVTKQSLSYRVVDQQQIERHFTLSELTELYTFEPDLLDEPQSRKTKRKTSDLPKDQVLAMLLEKCKDQIVSYHEHASLLDHKQEEELTEAERKDAWAEYQAESHTASAPVKISLDTLNMRTNEELMHLLNKSRENLAAAFQAMQGMTSPPLEEYIVHVWRQNPQIPLEVIKMKAGQWKQADAKELERRKVHYTEVLEEQRLLTLHIQTILSERRNQELQGATPSAENQQTSTSN from the exons ATGTTGAG TGCTACGACAAGCAAAATGAATGTATTGATCACCAAGCTGCACGAATACCTGGCCCATTCTACACATGAGGACAGCAATGACACACCTGAACCTCATG ATGTTACAAACAGAAATCGCTCGGTGGAAAAATCAGCAGCCCCCTCTGTGATGGAG GCACTGGTGGACTCAAAATTCTCCAGAAG GAAACCTTCTGTTGTTAAAAAGCATTCAGGCTTGGATGAGTCTGCTGACTCAAATGACAGTGACAATGTAGATTTCCCCTTTTGTGCAAATGGTTACCCAGATACCACTTGCCTTCCAAaag GCACTGTTTTGGTCAGACCTGAACCCGTAGATAACGGCAGAGATGACTTCAGGGGTCCTGAGTTCTGCAGCCGCAAAAGTAACGTGTTCCGGAAAGAATTTTCAAGAAGACGTGGAGGTCACTCAAGTGCTG GGGTTGATAATTTGGAAAATGTCAGTTGCACTGCTTGTGGTCGTCAAGTAAACCACTTCCAGAGAGATTCTCTTATTCGCCACCCAGTTCTCAAAGTGCTTATTTGCAAA TCATGCTCCAAATATTACTCGAGTGACGACATCAGCAAAGATGGAAATGGAATGGATGACCAGTGTCG TTGGTGTGCAGAAGGGGGCAATCTTATCTGTTGTGATTTCTGCAGTAATGCCTTTTGCAAGAAGTGCATCCTGAGAAATTTAGGGCGAAAAGAGCTCTCTAGCATTTTGGCAAGTGAGTGGTACTGCTATGTGTGTAACCCTGAGCCCCTTTTTGGCCTTGTGATGACCTGCGACAACGTCTTGGAGAACATGGAGCCTCTGTGGCAACAACACCGCAAGAGAAACCGAGCCGAGCCAGGGAAATCGGAAGTATATGGGGACCTGCCTCTACCTCAAATCCCCCCCTTTCCTAAACGGGATCATAGTGGTATGGATGGTACTGTTGTGTTCAACTACAACACTCTAAATGTCTCCAAGGAAATGACCGCTAAGGTGAAACATTTAGTGGACTCTGCAAACAATGTGAACACGAGCTTTCTTCATTTCATTCATACCGCCACAAAGGTTAAGCAAGGTGTTCGAAGCCTCTATTTGAAGTCATATTTGTCAGTGGTGAAATCCACGCGAGCGTCTCTTGCGGCACTCGAGGAAAGCATTAAAGAAGAATTCAGCGACTTAGACGTTTCCAGCTGTTGGGAAGAGTTACTAAACGATAATGTTGAGGCCCCACCTGCCACTGAAGCAGATGCAAAGAGCTCCAGTGAAGGAAGCTTGAATAACTTCCCGAAGCTGTCGGATGACCATCTGGAAAAGGAAGTCCTCAGCGAGAGCACAAGTGAGCACGTGCAGAATCTGAGGACGATAGACGTGCAGTCTCCCCAAAGTAGtctcaaaatgaccaaaaaactAGTGGTCAAACTTAGACCAGTACCTCTAGCACAAGAGCCCTGCTCAAATGCACAGCTCCTTTCCAAAGACATGGCTGAAGAGAAGATGAATGGAAACGATGTGTCCGGTAATGAAGAGATGGCTGTTGCTGACAGCAAATTGACTGTAGACCACCCAAGCACACTACTCCACCTCGAAGAGGAGCAGAGCAATCGGAGGTCCCCCCGCGTCAAGACCACACCATTGCGTCGTCCAAGCGACGTCAAGGGTAAACCGGCTGTCTCCACAGCAGACAGCGAGAGCGATTCGGAAAACGAGGCACAGCCCAGCTCAGGGGCTGCCCAAACCGCTAAAGAACAAAGCCAGACCAGAGATGACTCTGACTCCGATGAAATACCTGCCGTGCTTCTTGAACGAGTAGCAATGACTAAAAGCTCAGAGTACTATCAACAAAGTGACGCTGAAGACGAGGACAACAATGACGACAGTCCAGCATCtggcaaaatggccaaaaaGCGTCTCCTCTGGCTCACAAAGAACACCCCGATATCCCCCGAGAGGATTCGCCGCAAACGTAAACTGCTGGACTGTTCGTCCGAGTCGGACTCCATTGCGAAGATTCAACGGGAAGTGGGAACGGATTCCTCCAGTGACGATCAAGACCTGCAGAATCAAAAGCAGCACCCGAAGACCCTCAGGCCCATCGGCAAGTCGCATCTTGTCAAGAGCGAAACGGAAGGGTGTGCTCGACAGCGGGGTATAACGGAGGTCAGAAAGCACAAGACTCACACTCTCCAGGAAGTAATAGTGACCTCGTCGTCGTCAAGCGAGGATGACGAGGACTCCGAGAGTGACGCCGATGATCATAAGATGAAAGCAATCACAGAAGATGGGAAGTCAGTGGGACCAGCaacttttcatccattttctg GAAATCAGGATGAAGCTGGGCCCACCTGGGCAGCAGGGGATGAGGACGACCCCGAAAATAG ACTCGCTAAGAACATGCTTTTGGCCCAAATCAATGCCAACTTGTCATCGCTTGATGAGTTATCAGCAGATGAGGAAACACAGGACGATGAGTCGTCTTCGGAGGCTGAAAAGGATTTGAAAGAAGTCAGTGAAGAATGTGGAGAAGATG GGCAAAACCTGTCCTCTGACGCTGGCCCTGATGGCTCCAACTTGAGGCAGCACTCCTTGCTGCGCCACAAACTCACCTTGGATGAGGGCACAGGAAGTGACAAGGCAGCGTTAGGGAATAAAGCACGGAAGGCAGACAGGAAGAGAAGAGTCGTCCCCAAGGAGCTGAGCT CTAATGATGAGAGCGAAGTTACTGATAACTCATCGGACACGCAAGTATCTGCAATGAGCGAGGAGCTGAGTGATTCAGAGGATGAAGAGAACCTGGAAAGGTATAAAGAATGTCGTCCACGTCGTCGCCGAAATAGTGG TTCACCGCCTAAAGTCAAGGAGGAGACCCTTCGGCCGTCTCCGTTTGTTAGCAAGACCCCGGTGACCTGCATTTTGTTGTCTGACACCAGCAGCGATGAG AATGAACAAGATAACACTGAGGGCGATTTTAACAGCAGTCAGGGCACACCCAAAGGACGCAAAAAAATCCGCCGAATCATCCAAGACGACAATCTCCGGTCTGAGACCCAGGAAGCGCtacgggaggaggaagagagatGTAGACGACTAGCAAGTAGGGAGCAGCTGATAGAGGAGCGTCGAGAG GCAATTGTCATAGATCATTCTCAGGAGTCCGTCACCACTAAGTTAATTCTGGATCAGGATGAGGGGACCAAGACACCGCTAGTCCAGGTGCACAGGAACCTAGTAATTAATCTCAAGCCTCACCAAGTGGACG GACTCCAGTTCATTTGGGACAACTGCTGTGAGTCAGTGAAGAAGGCCAACGCCAGTCCAGGAACAGGCTGCATCTTGGCTCATTGTATGGGCCTGGGAAAGACCCTGCAG GTGGTTGCCTTCCTCCACACGGTATTGCGGTCGAAGGTCTTACATTTTAAAACGGCCTTGGTGGTGTGTCCTCTCAACACTGTGCTCAACTGGGTTTCCGAGTTCAACAAATGGCAAAAAGAGTTAGGGAAAGATATAGTGAAG GTTACTGAACTGGCCACCAAAAAGAATATTCTCACACGACTACAAGCAATTCAGAGCTGGCACACGACTGGTGGTGTGATGATTATGGGTTACGAAATGTTCCGAAACCTCTCGCTATCCACCAAACTGAGCGACAGCAGGTTAAAGCAGCAGCTTAAAAGCCTACTGGTAGATCCAG GACCAGACTTTGTGATATGTGATGAAGGGCACATTCTGCGCAACGAGTGCTCCAACATTTCTAAAGCCATGGGTGCCGTAAAGACGCGGCGGAGAGTGGTACTAACTGGCACGCCGCTGCAGAACAACTTGGTCGAGT ACCACTGCATGGTAAATTTCATCAAGAAGAACCTTCTGGGCTCACTGGGGGAATTCCGAAACCGCTTCGTCAACCCCATCCAGAATGGCCAATGCGCCGACTCCACACCCAAAGATGTTCGAATCATGAAGAGGCGCGCGCACGTCCTCCATGCAATGCTGGCCAGATGTGTGCAA AGGAGGGATTACTCCGAGGTGGCTGCGTTTCTGCCTCCCAAACACGAGTATGTGGTGGCAGTCAGGGTGTCTCCACTTCAGTATAAGCTGTACAGCCACTACCTGCAGCATGTTAGTG GCTTGGGCAACGTTATCGGCACTGCAAAAATGAAGGTCGGCGCAAACCTGTTTAAGGATTTTCAGGTCCTCGGTCGGATTTGGACGCATCCTTGGTGCCTTCAACTCAGCTATAAtaccaaagaaaaaaagcacagt AGAGAGTTGGCAAAGAATACCAGCGCTCCACTCATGGAAAG CGGACCAAGCAACAGCAATACCATTGACCCAACCCAAACCGCTGTAGCAAATGTTGCATCAAAAG CCCTTGCAGACCCGTGCTGGTTCAAAAATATGTTGTCTCAAAACGATGCCGAAATCCTGGAGCACTCTGGGAAATTAGTGCTCTTATTTGAGATCCTGAAGATGTCTGAAGCCTTGAACGACAAAGT gcTTCTGTTCAGTCAGTCTCTGGTCTCGTTAGACCTGATTGAGAGTTTCCTGGCAGCTTCTCACCGAAGAAAAAAGGAGTCACCTGAAG AGAGATGCTGGACTAAAAACATGGATTACTACCGTCTCGATGGCTCTACCTCCGCTGCATTACGTACAAAATGGTCAAATTGTTTCAATAAGTCCTCTAATACACG TGGCCGCTTGTTTCTGATCTCAACAAGGGCCGGCTCGCTGGGCATCAACCTGGTGGCTGCCAACAGGGTGATCATCTTTGACGCCTCGTGGAATCCTTCTCACGATATTCAAAGCATCTACAGAGTGTACCGCTTCGGCCAGGTCAAGCAAGTGTTTGTGTATCGCTTCTTGGCACAG GGCACAATGGAGGAGAAGATCTATGATCGCCAAGTGACAAAGCAGTCTTTGTCCTACCGAGTGGTGGATCAGCAACAGATCGAGAGACACTTCACCCTTTCCGAGCTCACTGAACTTTACACGTTTGAGCCAGATTTACTGGACGAGCCTCAATCCAGAAAAACTAAGCGGAAGACCTCTGACTTGCCAAAG GATCAAGTTCTGGCGATGCTTCTGGAGAAGTGCAAAGACCAAATAGTCAGCTACCATGAGCATGCATCTCTGCTGGACCATAAACAAGAGGAGGAGCTCACTGAAGCAGAACGTAAAGATGCCTGGGCTGAGTATCAGGCTGAG TCCCACACAGCCAGCGCCCCAGTGAAAATCAGTTTGGACACCTTGAATATGAGGACCAATGAAGAGCTGATG CACTTGCTGAACAAAAGCAGAGAAAATTTAGCGGCCGCCTTCCAGGCCATGCAGGGTATGACGTCACCTCCCCTCGAGGAGTACATTGTACATGTG TGGCGCCAAAATCCACAAATACCCTTGGAGGTGATCAAGATGAAGGCCGGGCAGTGGAAACAAGCTGACGCAAAGGAGCTGGAGCGGAGAAAGGTCCATTATACAGAGGTTCTTGAAGAGCAGCGATTA CTCACATTGCACATCCAGACCATTTTGAGCGAGCGACGCAATCAAGAGCTACAGGGGGCGACTCCATCTGCTGAAAATCAGCAAACATCAACAAGTAACTGA
- the LOC133168621 gene encoding transcriptional regulator ATRX-like isoform X3, which yields MLSATTSKMNVLITKLHEYLAHSTHEDSNDTPEPHDVTNRNRSVEKSAAPSVMEALVDSKFSRRKPSVVKKHSGLDESADSNDSDNVDFPFCANGYPDTTCLPKGTVLVRPEPVDNGRDDFRGPEFCSRKSNVFRKEFSRRRGGHSSAGVDNLENVSCTACGRQVNHFQRDSLIRHPVLKVLICKSCSKYYSSDDISKDGNGMDDQCRWCAEGGNLICCDFCSNAFCKKCILRNLGRKELSSILASEWYCYVCNPEPLFGLVMTCDNVLENMEPLWQQHRKRNRAEPGKSEVYGDLPLPQIPPFPKRDHSGMDGTVVFNYNTLNVSKEMTAKVKHLVDSANNVNTSFLHFIHTATKVKQGVRSLYLKSYLSVVKSTRASLAALEESIKEEFSDLDVSSCWEELLNDNVEAPPATEADAKSSSEGSLNNFPKLSDDHLEKEVLSESTSEHVQNLRTIDVQSPQSSLKMTKKLVVKLRPVPLAQEPCSNAQLLSKDMAEEKMNGNDVSGNEEMAVADSKLTVDHPSTLLHLEEEQSNRRSPRVKTTPLRRPSDVKGKPAVSTADSESDSENEAQPSSGAAQTAKEQSQTRDDSDSDEIPAVLLERVAMTKSSEYYQQSDAEDEDNNDDSPASGKMAKKRLLWLTKNTPISPERIRRKRKLLDCSSESDSIAKIQREVGTDSSSDDQDLQNQKQHPKTLRPIGKSHLVKSETEGCARQRGITEVRKHKTHTLQEVIVTSSSSSEDDEDSESDADDHKMKAITEDGKSVGPATFHPFSGNQDEAGPTWAAGDEDDPENRLAKNMLLAQINANLSSLDELSADEETQDDESSSEAEKDLKEVSEECGEDGQNLSSDAGPDGSNLRQHSLLRHKLTLDEGTGSDKAALGNKARKADRKRRVVPKELSSNDESEVTDNSSDTQVSAMSEELSDSEDEENLESSPPKVKEETLRPSPFVSKTPVTCILLSDTSSDENEQDNTEGDFNSSQGTPKGRKKIRRIIQDDNLRSETQEALREEEERCRRLASREQLIEERREAIVIDHSQESVTTKLILDQDEGTKTPLVQVHRNLVINLKPHQVDGLQFIWDNCCESVKKANASPGTGCILAHCMGLGKTLQVVAFLHTVLRSKVLHFKTALVVCPLNTVLNWVSEFNKWQKELGKDIVKVTELATKKNILTRLQAIQSWHTTGGVMIMGYEMFRNLSLSTKLSDSRLKQQLKSLLVDPGPDFVICDEGHILRNECSNISKAMGAVKTRRRVVLTGTPLQNNLVEYHCMVNFIKKNLLGSLGEFRNRFVNPIQNGQCADSTPKDVRIMKRRAHVLHAMLARCVQRRDYSEVAAFLPPKHEYVVAVRVSPLQYKLYSHYLQHVSGLGNVIGTAKMKVGANLFKDFQVLGRIWTHPWCLQLSYNTKEKKHSRELAKNTSAPLMESGPSNSNTIDPTQTAVANVASKALADPCWFKNMLSQNDAEILEHSGKLVLLFEILKMSEALNDKVLLFSQSLVSLDLIESFLAASHRRKKESPEERCWTKNMDYYRLDGSTSAALRTKWSNCFNKSSNTRGRLFLISTRAGSLGINLVAANRVIIFDASWNPSHDIQSIYRVYRFGQVKQVFVYRFLAQGTMEEKIYDRQVTKQSLSYRVVDQQQIERHFTLSELTELYTFEPDLLDEPQSRKTKRKTSDLPKDQVLAMLLEKCKDQIVSYHEHASLLDHKQEEELTEAERKDAWAEYQAESHTASAPVKISLDTLNMRTNEELMHLLNKSRENLAAAFQAMQGMTSPPLEEYIVHVWRQNPQIPLEVIKMKAGQWKQADAKELERRKVHYTEVLEEQRLLTLHIQTILSERRNQELQGATPSAENQQTSTSN from the exons ATGTTGAG TGCTACGACAAGCAAAATGAATGTATTGATCACCAAGCTGCACGAATACCTGGCCCATTCTACACATGAGGACAGCAATGACACACCTGAACCTCATG ATGTTACAAACAGAAATCGCTCGGTGGAAAAATCAGCAGCCCCCTCTGTGATGGAG GCACTGGTGGACTCAAAATTCTCCAGAAG GAAACCTTCTGTTGTTAAAAAGCATTCAGGCTTGGATGAGTCTGCTGACTCAAATGACAGTGACAATGTAGATTTCCCCTTTTGTGCAAATGGTTACCCAGATACCACTTGCCTTCCAAaag GCACTGTTTTGGTCAGACCTGAACCCGTAGATAACGGCAGAGATGACTTCAGGGGTCCTGAGTTCTGCAGCCGCAAAAGTAACGTGTTCCGGAAAGAATTTTCAAGAAGACGTGGAGGTCACTCAAGTGCTG GGGTTGATAATTTGGAAAATGTCAGTTGCACTGCTTGTGGTCGTCAAGTAAACCACTTCCAGAGAGATTCTCTTATTCGCCACCCAGTTCTCAAAGTGCTTATTTGCAAA TCATGCTCCAAATATTACTCGAGTGACGACATCAGCAAAGATGGAAATGGAATGGATGACCAGTGTCG TTGGTGTGCAGAAGGGGGCAATCTTATCTGTTGTGATTTCTGCAGTAATGCCTTTTGCAAGAAGTGCATCCTGAGAAATTTAGGGCGAAAAGAGCTCTCTAGCATTTTGGCAAGTGAGTGGTACTGCTATGTGTGTAACCCTGAGCCCCTTTTTGGCCTTGTGATGACCTGCGACAACGTCTTGGAGAACATGGAGCCTCTGTGGCAACAACACCGCAAGAGAAACCGAGCCGAGCCAGGGAAATCGGAAGTATATGGGGACCTGCCTCTACCTCAAATCCCCCCCTTTCCTAAACGGGATCATAGTGGTATGGATGGTACTGTTGTGTTCAACTACAACACTCTAAATGTCTCCAAGGAAATGACCGCTAAGGTGAAACATTTAGTGGACTCTGCAAACAATGTGAACACGAGCTTTCTTCATTTCATTCATACCGCCACAAAGGTTAAGCAAGGTGTTCGAAGCCTCTATTTGAAGTCATATTTGTCAGTGGTGAAATCCACGCGAGCGTCTCTTGCGGCACTCGAGGAAAGCATTAAAGAAGAATTCAGCGACTTAGACGTTTCCAGCTGTTGGGAAGAGTTACTAAACGATAATGTTGAGGCCCCACCTGCCACTGAAGCAGATGCAAAGAGCTCCAGTGAAGGAAGCTTGAATAACTTCCCGAAGCTGTCGGATGACCATCTGGAAAAGGAAGTCCTCAGCGAGAGCACAAGTGAGCACGTGCAGAATCTGAGGACGATAGACGTGCAGTCTCCCCAAAGTAGtctcaaaatgaccaaaaaactAGTGGTCAAACTTAGACCAGTACCTCTAGCACAAGAGCCCTGCTCAAATGCACAGCTCCTTTCCAAAGACATGGCTGAAGAGAAGATGAATGGAAACGATGTGTCCGGTAATGAAGAGATGGCTGTTGCTGACAGCAAATTGACTGTAGACCACCCAAGCACACTACTCCACCTCGAAGAGGAGCAGAGCAATCGGAGGTCCCCCCGCGTCAAGACCACACCATTGCGTCGTCCAAGCGACGTCAAGGGTAAACCGGCTGTCTCCACAGCAGACAGCGAGAGCGATTCGGAAAACGAGGCACAGCCCAGCTCAGGGGCTGCCCAAACCGCTAAAGAACAAAGCCAGACCAGAGATGACTCTGACTCCGATGAAATACCTGCCGTGCTTCTTGAACGAGTAGCAATGACTAAAAGCTCAGAGTACTATCAACAAAGTGACGCTGAAGACGAGGACAACAATGACGACAGTCCAGCATCtggcaaaatggccaaaaaGCGTCTCCTCTGGCTCACAAAGAACACCCCGATATCCCCCGAGAGGATTCGCCGCAAACGTAAACTGCTGGACTGTTCGTCCGAGTCGGACTCCATTGCGAAGATTCAACGGGAAGTGGGAACGGATTCCTCCAGTGACGATCAAGACCTGCAGAATCAAAAGCAGCACCCGAAGACCCTCAGGCCCATCGGCAAGTCGCATCTTGTCAAGAGCGAAACGGAAGGGTGTGCTCGACAGCGGGGTATAACGGAGGTCAGAAAGCACAAGACTCACACTCTCCAGGAAGTAATAGTGACCTCGTCGTCGTCAAGCGAGGATGACGAGGACTCCGAGAGTGACGCCGATGATCATAAGATGAAAGCAATCACAGAAGATGGGAAGTCAGTGGGACCAGCaacttttcatccattttctg GAAATCAGGATGAAGCTGGGCCCACCTGGGCAGCAGGGGATGAGGACGACCCCGAAAATAG ACTCGCTAAGAACATGCTTTTGGCCCAAATCAATGCCAACTTGTCATCGCTTGATGAGTTATCAGCAGATGAGGAAACACAGGACGATGAGTCGTCTTCGGAGGCTGAAAAGGATTTGAAAGAAGTCAGTGAAGAATGTGGAGAAGATG GGCAAAACCTGTCCTCTGACGCTGGCCCTGATGGCTCCAACTTGAGGCAGCACTCCTTGCTGCGCCACAAACTCACCTTGGATGAGGGCACAGGAAGTGACAAGGCAGCGTTAGGGAATAAAGCACGGAAGGCAGACAGGAAGAGAAGAGTCGTCCCCAAGGAGCTGAGCT CTAATGATGAGAGCGAAGTTACTGATAACTCATCGGACACGCAAGTATCTGCAATGAGCGAGGAGCTGAGTGATTCAGAGGATGAAGAGAACCTGGAAAG TTCACCGCCTAAAGTCAAGGAGGAGACCCTTCGGCCGTCTCCGTTTGTTAGCAAGACCCCGGTGACCTGCATTTTGTTGTCTGACACCAGCAGCGATGAG AATGAACAAGATAACACTGAGGGCGATTTTAACAGCAGTCAGGGCACACCCAAAGGACGCAAAAAAATCCGCCGAATCATCCAAGACGACAATCTCCGGTCTGAGACCCAGGAAGCGCtacgggaggaggaagagagatGTAGACGACTAGCAAGTAGGGAGCAGCTGATAGAGGAGCGTCGAGAG GCAATTGTCATAGATCATTCTCAGGAGTCCGTCACCACTAAGTTAATTCTGGATCAGGATGAGGGGACCAAGACACCGCTAGTCCAGGTGCACAGGAACCTAGTAATTAATCTCAAGCCTCACCAAGTGGACG GACTCCAGTTCATTTGGGACAACTGCTGTGAGTCAGTGAAGAAGGCCAACGCCAGTCCAGGAACAGGCTGCATCTTGGCTCATTGTATGGGCCTGGGAAAGACCCTGCAG GTGGTTGCCTTCCTCCACACGGTATTGCGGTCGAAGGTCTTACATTTTAAAACGGCCTTGGTGGTGTGTCCTCTCAACACTGTGCTCAACTGGGTTTCCGAGTTCAACAAATGGCAAAAAGAGTTAGGGAAAGATATAGTGAAG GTTACTGAACTGGCCACCAAAAAGAATATTCTCACACGACTACAAGCAATTCAGAGCTGGCACACGACTGGTGGTGTGATGATTATGGGTTACGAAATGTTCCGAAACCTCTCGCTATCCACCAAACTGAGCGACAGCAGGTTAAAGCAGCAGCTTAAAAGCCTACTGGTAGATCCAG GACCAGACTTTGTGATATGTGATGAAGGGCACATTCTGCGCAACGAGTGCTCCAACATTTCTAAAGCCATGGGTGCCGTAAAGACGCGGCGGAGAGTGGTACTAACTGGCACGCCGCTGCAGAACAACTTGGTCGAGT ACCACTGCATGGTAAATTTCATCAAGAAGAACCTTCTGGGCTCACTGGGGGAATTCCGAAACCGCTTCGTCAACCCCATCCAGAATGGCCAATGCGCCGACTCCACACCCAAAGATGTTCGAATCATGAAGAGGCGCGCGCACGTCCTCCATGCAATGCTGGCCAGATGTGTGCAA AGGAGGGATTACTCCGAGGTGGCTGCGTTTCTGCCTCCCAAACACGAGTATGTGGTGGCAGTCAGGGTGTCTCCACTTCAGTATAAGCTGTACAGCCACTACCTGCAGCATGTTAGTG GCTTGGGCAACGTTATCGGCACTGCAAAAATGAAGGTCGGCGCAAACCTGTTTAAGGATTTTCAGGTCCTCGGTCGGATTTGGACGCATCCTTGGTGCCTTCAACTCAGCTATAAtaccaaagaaaaaaagcacagt AGAGAGTTGGCAAAGAATACCAGCGCTCCACTCATGGAAAG CGGACCAAGCAACAGCAATACCATTGACCCAACCCAAACCGCTGTAGCAAATGTTGCATCAAAAG CCCTTGCAGACCCGTGCTGGTTCAAAAATATGTTGTCTCAAAACGATGCCGAAATCCTGGAGCACTCTGGGAAATTAGTGCTCTTATTTGAGATCCTGAAGATGTCTGAAGCCTTGAACGACAAAGT gcTTCTGTTCAGTCAGTCTCTGGTCTCGTTAGACCTGATTGAGAGTTTCCTGGCAGCTTCTCACCGAAGAAAAAAGGAGTCACCTGAAG AGAGATGCTGGACTAAAAACATGGATTACTACCGTCTCGATGGCTCTACCTCCGCTGCATTACGTACAAAATGGTCAAATTGTTTCAATAAGTCCTCTAATACACG TGGCCGCTTGTTTCTGATCTCAACAAGGGCCGGCTCGCTGGGCATCAACCTGGTGGCTGCCAACAGGGTGATCATCTTTGACGCCTCGTGGAATCCTTCTCACGATATTCAAAGCATCTACAGAGTGTACCGCTTCGGCCAGGTCAAGCAAGTGTTTGTGTATCGCTTCTTGGCACAG GGCACAATGGAGGAGAAGATCTATGATCGCCAAGTGACAAAGCAGTCTTTGTCCTACCGAGTGGTGGATCAGCAACAGATCGAGAGACACTTCACCCTTTCCGAGCTCACTGAACTTTACACGTTTGAGCCAGATTTACTGGACGAGCCTCAATCCAGAAAAACTAAGCGGAAGACCTCTGACTTGCCAAAG GATCAAGTTCTGGCGATGCTTCTGGAGAAGTGCAAAGACCAAATAGTCAGCTACCATGAGCATGCATCTCTGCTGGACCATAAACAAGAGGAGGAGCTCACTGAAGCAGAACGTAAAGATGCCTGGGCTGAGTATCAGGCTGAG TCCCACACAGCCAGCGCCCCAGTGAAAATCAGTTTGGACACCTTGAATATGAGGACCAATGAAGAGCTGATG CACTTGCTGAACAAAAGCAGAGAAAATTTAGCGGCCGCCTTCCAGGCCATGCAGGGTATGACGTCACCTCCCCTCGAGGAGTACATTGTACATGTG TGGCGCCAAAATCCACAAATACCCTTGGAGGTGATCAAGATGAAGGCCGGGCAGTGGAAACAAGCTGACGCAAAGGAGCTGGAGCGGAGAAAGGTCCATTATACAGAGGTTCTTGAAGAGCAGCGATTA CTCACATTGCACATCCAGACCATTTTGAGCGAGCGACGCAATCAAGAGCTACAGGGGGCGACTCCATCTGCTGAAAATCAGCAAACATCAACAAGTAACTGA